DNA sequence from the Scyliorhinus torazame isolate Kashiwa2021f chromosome 19, sScyTor2.1, whole genome shotgun sequence genome:
GACTGAATAAACATTGGATGTACACTGCAATATTCAGGGGCTTCAGGTAAAAAATGAGATAATTGCTTGCTGCTACTGCATTACATTGATTTTATCAACAACTACAGGACCACTAGATTTACATACCTCTAAAGTGAAATACATagattcattatttactgtgtaacAGCTCAGCATGAGGAATTACACTAAatgggtggcacagaggttagcactgctgcctcacagtgccagggtcccaggttcgattccgggcttggatcactgtctgtgcagtctgcatgttctccctgtgtctgcgtgggtttcctccgggtgctctggtttcctcccacaagtcccaaaagacgtactgttaggcgaATTGAACATTCTCTGCACCCTAACAGGCGTCGGAGTGagacaacgaggggattttcacagtaacttaattgcagtaagcctacttttTGGGGGAAATCGTTTGATTCGCATTTCtcctatttataaacaattgtatatatacatcacatttttattccccgcgctaatttactttattgtgcggagaggtttattttgtctttcatttaattgatcttatatacattttgccgccctctggatcggtctatagttCCCCCCCATTTTGGTCTCAGctatgttttgcttttattttccgggaaaactccctcctcttctCTTTTGTGGTTTCTCCACCTCACTTCCGtcttctccccccatctccccctccctgtgttgcgcagtcctttggttcctcatctatcttggttttttattcttaacttactcctcgttgctggcctcaaacaggttttggaacagaacattataaagattattgttatatgaATAGCTCTTTCATGTACCAGCACAATTTTAatggtcaaatggcttccttctgggtTGTAAAGTACTATCATTGTAACCACCACAATTTCGATAAGTGAACAAATCAGTGTTTCAATAATTTTTAATTATATGTGGTAGATCAGGACTAATTACAGGGCATCAGTGAATATCAAGATTCGGAACGATCAATCTGTAAAAAGTACCATGCGTTTGTGGCACTATTCAGTTTGCAAATCCATTAACAGCATTCTTCGTAAGAATGGGGAAGTAGCTCCGTTTGTTTGTGGGCCATTGAATGGTACCATATTGGTCAGATGCCATtttatgtccaaaaccgtaaacttGCCAATCTCGCCAATGTTGACCGGAGAGATGCTGAGTGGAGGATGGCTACTGCCCAATATAGAGTCAAAAAAATGGAGTTCTCACCTGGTTGATCATTAGCTGGCCACCGGAATAAATTTTGTGTCAAGTGATGTCCTCACCTGGTGTCCTCATGCTCCATAGGTAGCattgtaatctcagaccatgccctgttTTCTTGGAATTTATGTCTGATGGCTAACTCCACCTCCCCCAGATCGAGAACACAAGAACATGGAAGTTTGATGCCTCCCTGTTAAGAGATGCATTATTTACGACACACTTTAAAAAAAGTTTGAATTTTTCCTCTGGGTTAACTTGACCCCAGGTATTTCCCCCTCTATTTTGTGGGAGACGAATAAGGCTTATGCTACAGGGCTGATTATCTTGTATGCAGTTAATAATAGGTACATGATGCTGGAGAGCCTGCTGCAGCTGGAGGGTTGCTTGGCTAAGGCCACGGCTACAGGAAGACTCCCAATAGACAGTTCTTGAAGGAGGTTGGTGCGGCGAGGGTGGCGTTGGACTCCTTATTGATCCAGCAGGCCAAGAAAACTTAACGTTTGCGAGGCAGAAGCTGCCCGAGTTTGGGAATAAACTGAGCAAATACATAGCCTGCTTGGCAAAGAAAAAATGGTCTCTAGGGCCATCCTCTGTGcagctcacgggggggggggggggttacgaagACAGAGAGATAAATGGAGTTTTAGAGAATCCACTGCGGCATTATATGTCTGGGCAATCTGGTGGTGGGTTTGTAGATATGGATCATTTATGTTCTTCCTTGAAGCTCctggaggcctcagaaagccaaaGTGGGGCCCTTAATGCTCCTCTTTCTAGGGAGGAGATATCAAAGGCCATTAAGGAGCTTCAGCCAGATAAGGCTCGAGAACCAGATGGCTTTGGGTGTGAGTCTTATAAGGAGTTTTAGGATTTGTTGTTAGACCCGCTGGTGGGTATGCATTGACACTCCTCTAAGTCAGGGATGTTGCCGCCGACTTTGTGTGATGCTAATATTTCTTTGATTCTGAAGGCAGcaaggacctggagcagtgtgcCTCCAATTGACCAATATCTCTTCTGAATGTCGACTTGAAACTGTTACCCAAGTTTCTGACCAAAGACTAGAAAACATCCTTCCGACAATCATACGGGAGGACCAAACGGGTTTATTCGGGGTAGATTTTTGAGTAATAACATTAAAGCCCATCTAAATGCCCGATAAATGCTTTTTGAAATTATGCTCTGGGTGGGATGGTTGTTTCTTTAGATGCAGAGAAAGCGTTTGACCCAGTTGAGTGGAATTACCTGGTTTATACATTGCGAGGCTTTGGGTTTGGGGAGAATTATATTAAGTGGATTATTATTATCATAGACCCATCGCAGCAGTGCTCACGAATGGCATTAGAGCGACGAACTTTGTCCTTCAGAAAAAGAATGGGCAGGGTTGCCCCTGTCCTCCTTGTTAATGCCGGCCATTAAGCCACTGGGAGAGGCCATGAAGCAGCTTAACATCACGCTTTATGTGCCTGATGTGATGCTGTTTGTGTCGAATCCTAGCGTTTCGCTCCCTGTTATTATTGGAGAGTGTTTGTTGTAGTGTCTTTTCTGGTTACAAAATTAACTTTACTAAATCTGAGGCCAAgccgatggggaggggggtgcctaTGGGATTTAAATATCTTTGTGTTTCCATTACCTCTTCCTTTAGTCAGCTAATGGGCCAACTTCCCCCAGTTAATTGCGGCTTTTCGATGGGATTTCACTCAGTGGGCAGTGCTCCCAATTTCATGGCTTGGAAGATCACCCTAATTAAATGAATGTATTGCCCAGATTGTTGTATCCTTTACAAATGCTGCCTATTCTGTTGTCGGCAAAAGTCATTAAAGAAATTAATGGAATGACTAGTACATTTATTtggaacaaaaagaaacctcatCTTATGTTGGCTAAGCTCCAGGTACcaggtttgggtgggtggggggtgcacgAGAAAGAGTTGGGGATCTTGAATATTAGCTATATCAGCTGGCATCTCCTCTAAGATTCATCAGAGACTGGGTTAGGATGGAACTGGCATCCATCTGGCTTGACATTGAAGTAGAAGTCAATTTTCCCACTGCAGGTCTTCTTGTTTTAAGGTGGTATTAAAGCTGCTAAGTGTGGTAATCCTATTATTATCATTAATGCTCCGAGCTTGTGCAGGTTGGTCTGCCAATTAGAAGGGAGATCGAAACTAACTTCCACTCTCTCCTGTCCAGGTCAGTCCAGACTTCTCACCGAGTCTTATCGAGCATGGATTCAATACCTGGAGACATTGTAGGCTGGGAGAAATATTCAAAGATGCCTTTTTGTCATCCTTTTAGCAGCTACGTCAGCAATTTGACATCCCAAGACAATCCTTTTGTAAGTATTTACAACTAAGAGACTTATTAAGGATAAAGAGTTCCTTGCATCTTGACTCCTCAATTTTCACGATGGAAAAATGTTGAATTATGTGGAGCCTAAACAATTGATTAGTACGTTCTATGATGTTTTGACTCCAAAGCATAAATCTAAATGCCCTGCAGTCATGGGAAAAGGATTTAGCTATCAACATCAATGAGGAAACATGGGTTAACATGTGGGAATATGCTGGTAAAATTTTGGTTTGCAATAAAATGAAATAGACCCAGTTCAAGGTATTACACCGTACTCATATTATGTCTAGACATAGGTTTGATCCTGCCTTATCCTGAAGTGCCTAAAGTGCCCGGTCGTCGAGGAAGACTATATACATTGTCTATGGGTCAGAGTCAAGATTAAATCTTATTAGTCAGGTGTGGTCACGGAACTGGAGAGGATTTTTAAGACAGCCTTAGAGTCTAATCCTGCATTTCTGATTCGGGATTTCCCGAATGGGAAAATAATGAATTCTAATGAAAAAAGACTATGGGCGCAATTCAGCAGACTTGAGTTAAAGTTCGCTGAACAGCAGGTTTAGCGGGATGTTTCACGGCCACTGCTGAGCTGAGAAATACccagctattcaacagcactttgccattttgttggcctcggggagattctctctCCTGAAGCTGCACTCAGTGTGTCAGCGGGAAAGGCTCCTCGCAATCGGGGCTGATCCAATCTCCCCCCGcacttcagcaccccccccccccatgtttgcgAACCCCCCAACCTAAGGGAGGCCCCGAGAATCCTTCCTTACCTCTCTCTAACTGGCAAGACGCCCCCACAAGCCTgacctctggcagtgccaacctggcacctgggcacccaggcactgcctgtCTGACACCCTGGAAGTTCCTGGGTGGCGTTTCCAGtgttcctgggtggcactgccagggtgctaggctggcaatgccaaggtgtgagactgagtgccagggtgccacccttccctgttcctgaccacccagggatctccaattgctggaatacccccccccccccccccgcccccaggtacTGGCACGCCTGGTCCACttctgtggaccagtactaaacgacgctctagcgaggtctcccaggtgcagctAATGAATCCCAGGAGCTTAGTGAATCTGGCATCCAGGTATTTAAAAGAGTGATTATACTAATTTAAATATTCAGATGTGGATGATGCCCAGTGAGGACAAGATATTTCAAGCGTCGCGAATCAAGAGGCCTCTTgggagattcaatggccttgtcccaACACCAAGCCGGGTGCGACGAGGCTGCTGAATCACATCCCATATAATATTCTGGCTTTTGCTGCTCGTAAGAATATCCTACGCTCCTGGATTATGACAAATAATCCTCTATCCAAAACTGGTCTGagctgattatggaatgcatcccAATGGAATTTTTGACATCTGTTTTACATTCTAAATCTGATGTGTTTTGTAAAGTACAGGACCCCTATCTTAAATTTAAAAACTCCACCTTGGCTGACTTGCTTTTGTTGGGCTTTCCATGAGTGAGTTCATCTTAGTTCAACTCAATTTAATCCATTTCAAGTTGTTACTCTGAATTGCAATACGTTGCGATGTGCAACCTGTATGTTATCCTTCTATATTAGTATGATCCTGCTCTCTTTCCCCCACGTGCTGTGGCACCTCGATGTTGTATTGATCTGGCGTTTAAGCTCGAGCTCTGGTTCCTCAACTGACCTGTTCCAAATTTATTTTGTATTGTTTTGCTTGTATTTATGCTGGTAATAACACGTGTCTGTCTGTGCCAGTGTTGCATCAATTCTTCTGTTATTTGCTGTGTTATTGTTAAAAAACAGGATGAAACCTACTaaaaaatatactttaaaaaatgTCCACAGTTGATTACACAAAATAAGTTTGGATAATTTCAGTCTGGTTCCCAACTGAGGTGTGCTCAAAACTCAACGAAATTATAATTAAGCATAAATTTCCAATCTCACTCAGAGTATTACAATGGGAAATAAGAAAACTCACACTAGAGCACCAATAATTCTCTCAGGGTTGACACTTGGCACATTGCTGTAACATGGAAAATAATTTTAAAGTAATAAACCATCTAATTCAGGCACTTATCTATCTGATGTCTTTGAGCAGTCCAATTAAATTTCTTacacaaaaccagaaaatgctggaaaaacacagcaggtctgccagcattggTAGGGGAAAGAAAAGAGAGTTAACAATTTGAATCCATATCACACTTcaccagaactaaagagagggataaTGTATTGGATTATATACTGAATAAGAGGGGGTGAAACAACTAGAAGAGTGATtagagggagttgggagagattgcaacaaagatgcagCAAAACTTAACAATTacagatggcccagtgggggagggagggtttttGCAAAGGAACAAAAAATGTTTGGTATGTGAAAAAAAATGGTCAAGATGAAGGAGAAAGGTTATAGACTAAAGTTGGTGAACTCAATGCTGAGTTCCGAGGGCTCCTAACCTTCTTGTTGTTTTCAACCCCAACCCTGAACCGTTGCCAAACTGGATCTGCTTCCCATAACCATCATCATTCAGCTGTTCATTGACAGTTAATGTTTTCATAACCCAACAATTTGGTTGAGGTCATTGTGTATTTCTTCACTTCAATGTTACTCAATTAAGGTTTTGGGCTATTCTCTAGGTGGACACTAAATTTCCAACATGGTTCTGATATGATCCGCTGCATGACTTTACACTATAGTATATTTACTgtataagagtccttcctgtttctttcctttgttcctatttcttttatgttattttattattttggtccgtggactcataattgggatgtgcctttaaaCAGAAATTTCaaggttgaaacagcctgcttgtaaGGACACTGGCTTTGTTTTTTGAGAGgaaaagccagactcctcagcaccaggtggatcttaggaaccaagtttggagggagttggattgattggttaactggcagccagtgggttggccagggacagcggTCTGACAACAGTCGCTGATTGGTTCCTGAGGGATGCTTTCTGAGAGATCTTAGCAGAAGTGTttggaccttggaagtgaaaggaaggttctcgctctctcctgcttgctgaagtgaaagaactgttcTATTGTTTTGAAATAGAGAGTGcatgcacatcctttgctgtgaatctGAAATGATCCTGAGTCTGCAGAAAAGGTAGACAATCTTGTAGAGAAAATCATCGAGAAGGAAGTACCACCAAAATTAAAGCCTGAACTTCATAAAGACATTCCAGTGCATCGAATATTCTTAtccatttatttttattaatattttcttgggcaactgtctgtgcggagtctgcacgttctccccgtgtctgcgtgggtttcctccgggtgctctggtttcctcccacagcccaaagatgtgcaggttaggtggattgcccaggctaaattgcccttagtgtccaaaggtgtgcaggttaggtggggttacaggaatagggtgggggtgtgggcctgggtagggtgatctttcagaggttcggtgcatattcgataggccgaatggcctccttatgcattgtAGGAATTCAAAGAAAAATATGGACAAGGACTGAACATGGTAAAATGTAATGCCGTAATCATAATTGCAGTTTGTGGCAAAATTAGAACATAGACTTAACATCTGCCTCATTTGACAATGAATGGCAATGGCAAAGACTGTAAAATATGCTACAACAATTTTTGAGATTCCCATTAAACCATGATAAAGGAATAATTACAATTATAAGGACCGGCAACAACTATGCATCGGTAGTAATTAGTATCTCACTACGAGCTTACAGTTCCATCTTAAACTCTTTTAATCAGTCTATATCTAACCAGTTGCTTAATGGTAATGTGAATCTAATACTTCACAAGCTCAAATTGACCGATCAGACTTGGCAAATACTAGACAAGCAGGTGTAACGCAGAGAAAACCTCGGGTTCCATTTTGCGACTTCCTTTACACCCAAACCTGTAAGCCAAAAGCTGAAAGATTAGCCACTGTCAAACTCGACGGAGAACAAAAAGTTGGCAAGAGTGATACAGCAGGAAAATTCATTTAAACACACAGCTGTGTTTATTTTTAAAAGATTGCCATGCGTCAGGATAGCTGGCATTTTTAAACCATTGAAAGTGATACTCGGTTGGTATGCAAAGAACAATGATCATAAATTTAAAGGATTACATCATTTATTCTACATCTGTAGGTAGTTAGTATTTTTACATACATAAATACAGTCAGATGTTTGTGCTTTAGCGTACAGTACTGCAATACAATTCTGATTGTGAGATATGGATTGTGAAATATATCCACTTTGCGCACAGTAGCCCACACAGAACAGTATTGTCTCCTCTCCATCACCTTCACAGCTCTCTTTGGCAGGCAGCCAATTCACCACAACTTAGTGCCTCTTTCATGTGCAGTTCAGCTGTCAATATTAGCTGCGCCACAACCAATTAAGCATTGGAATCACCTATTCATAACTAGATCACTTACAGTAGCAATATCAGCCTCAGAAGAATGCAATCTGACATGAGCAAAGGCCTGGCAGGCTCTCAAGTAATCCCATCAGAAAGTCAAGAACTAAGGTTTTTATTTTGTGAAGGTGAAAATCTAAAATCTTATCAAAATTCCTTGAGACAACAGTACAAAATGGAACTTCCCAAGGCACAACTAGCACAGTATTTATCATTTTACCCTTGTGTTAGAGATGAATACTATGTTATCGTACATTTTAATACAGCATTGACATAAACCGTGTGCTATTGTGAAATGCAAGGCATAAAGGAATGTCTAGGTGTAGGCACAGTattatgctttttaaaaataaaagcaatTTCTGCCCTCCATTGCAGAACCACCACCTACATACTCTAGTcagttagttttttttttaaaatctcggTCAGTGATTTTTAAGTCAAAATTACACTGTAACACTAATTGTATAAAGATCTATAAATGTGTAAAAATGAAAATCTTACTTAAGGCCTGTGCTTATTTTAAGTTTAAACTTGAACATGTGTATCAGGTAATTGGTTTGCTGCTGGATCAGGAAGAACAACAGGAGGCATGAGTTCAGCGTCTGGTTTTGCTTCAAGCACACTGTTACTCTGTGAATCCTTGAAAAAGGTGTCCTGCTCTTCAGAAGAAGTAGAGGTAGTGCCATGTATAGTAGCTGTTGCCACCTCTGTCCCTGTGGGCGTCAATGCTTCATCTTTTATAGTCACAGACTTGTGAGCATTTTCTGCTGGCTCATTTAAATCTTTGCTGAACTCAGAAGGTGATTTTCTCTTGATTTTTACGTACAAATTATCTTGTTTGTCCTCAATCAACTCACTTTTCTGAAATCTTCCAAAAAACCAGATGAAGAACCCAAACAGGATAAATGCCAAGATGCTTGGGATAAAAGCGAGACACTTCACTCCAAGTCTGGCACCTATAAACCTGCTGTGCAAAAACAAGTCACTCTGAGCATAGGTCCTGTTAGTGAGTGGGTTAATATTGGTTGATCTCCATTCCCAGTTCAGGGTACTTTTGTTTAAATCCTTCAACGACTCAGAATCTTCCACTGTGTAGACTTTTTGCCCAGGCCCCACATACTGACCGTATTCAGGTGGCTGATAAAATATCTGATTCTTCCACATGTTCAGGTCCAAAATCAATACAAGAAAGATGATGCCATAATTAAACCATTTACCTGTAAATAGATGTGATAAATATTGCAAGAATTAGAAAACTCCGCTTAGCCCATCAATTGT
Encoded proteins:
- the tmem117 gene encoding transmembrane protein 117 isoform X5; the protein is MNQDSKKCRNLNMKGRLLRLNMFRKDHGSWMVMLFSTILFLFIFSHIYNLCLLIGGNVSPYFINKYMGMKNGTFMKLAAVGTWMGDFVTAWMVTDMMLQDNLYPAWGRTARAFWRKGYNRIVLFWSVLITLTSVVVVVITTDWISWDKLNRGFLPSDEVSRAFLASFILVFDLLIVMQDWEFPQFMENMEINLPGLPTSHIHLRLPHFQKIFKEEYVICITGKWFNYGIIFLVLILDLNMWKNQIFYQPPEYGQYVGPGQKVYTVEDSESLKDLNKSTLNWEWRSTNINPLTNRTYAQSDLFLHSRFIGARLGVKCLAFIPSILAFILFGFFIWFFGRFQKSELIEDKQDNLYVKIKRKSPSEFSKDLNEPAENAHKSVTIKDEALTPTGTEVATATIHGTTSTSSEEQDTFFKDSQSNSVLEAKPDAELMPPVVLPDPAANQLPDTHVQV